DNA from Prunus persica cultivar Lovell chromosome G6, Prunus_persica_NCBIv2, whole genome shotgun sequence:
CCGAGAAAGTATAACAACAAATCTTGGGTTCCTTCCGAttgcttgtttctttgtttgggTATATAATGTAGCAGTGGAAGTTGTAATGGGGTGTCGAGatttttggaattgaaagGGAAATATTGAAGCAGAAACTGTTACGGTGACTTAGAAGCATCTGATTGGTTCATTaactctttttcttcactcattttatattttagctTAAGTTTTTTTACTGTCTTGTTAGTTGTTAGGTAGTAATTTGGATTTACTTTGTGTATGTGTGTAGGATCAATTGGGAGATGTCTTGCATTGGATTCGACAAGCAATGGCCCTTGTATGTGGGCTACTATGGGGTGCGATACCGTTGGTTGGAGGCATATGGTTCATCATGTAAGTTGATGGTTCGACACCTTCTTCATTGCTTGACATAGTTGCCATTTGCTTGAACCATCATCAGTTCATGTTTCTAATCACTAATCAGCTCATTTAACGAATCTTTGATGCAAATGCTATTACCTGGGTGTAAATTGTTATTGTAATTTTGTTGCCAAATTTCATAGGCTCAAAACCAGAGTTTTTATGTGGCATAGCCTATAAGTTTTCTGTTTGAAGTCTTAGACCCAAAGAGTGCCACCTCaagttttcatttaaatagTGGAGGAATTCGTTTGGTGCATTTCTTATGGAGATTTGTTATGTGGTGAGTGAGTCAGAATCTGATTCTAGCTCAAAACAGAGATGAGGATTGGAATATTATATCTGGGCATGCACTTTAAGGAGCATCTTTAGAAGATGTTTTAAAAGCTTGTCAAATAAGTTAACAGAAGAGTGTTATGTATTTAAATATAACTTGAAAAGAGAGTAGGCATAGTACTCAATCTCCTGTGGAAAGCAGGGCATTGTTGCAAGCCAATATTTGATAACCTAGAAACTTTAAGGTCTGTTTTAGAAAGTCAAAATAAAAGATGTGAATAAAAGAAGGAAAGCACCAAGCATTCCATTAGGAACTTTCCCCAATAGAATTATTATTGTTAAGATAATATTTAGAAATCAGTATTGAATGGACTTTAAAACTCGTTTGGGGATGCCCAGTCTTTGAATTGTCAAAGATATCAGAAATTATGCTGAAACTTATATTCTTTAGGTGCTACTTTCAAACCATAAAACAATTCATTCAAGATTCCTGTTGAATCACAAGGGTGGATAGCTTTAGTTACTTATCATTCTCTGGAATCTTAATAGTCTATATAAACACTGGTGGATTCTAtttttgtaaagtttctttccATACATATTAAAAGTGGAACTGATTAACTATTGAAGTCTTACCTGCTTTGGGGATGTCTGAAGTAGGCACATGATGTCACATAGCAGATACAGCTGCTACTGTATTGAAATAAAGGCTAGGAgagttacctaattaaactaagtgttaaattaaaaatcacattGCTTGATATGGTCTTGACCCTACCGAGTTCAACTGCAAAGATGGATCATTCCTTGAATTGCTTCTGTAATATTGTAGTTCTCTAAGAGAAATGGATGCCTATACTTTAAAGGAAGTCGGTGTAGACAGTTTTCAATTTACTGTTACCAACTTGATGGCTATTTGCAGTCATGTAATCATACTATTTAGATTTATGTGGCAACTAGCGGCTGAGTTTCAGGCCAAGAGAAAATAACTTATGCCTGAGTTGGATGTCTTTGCTTCCTACCTACTGTTTTTAGAAGTATTATTTGATGGTTTTGTATTTTCATTAGCTATTGCTTCCAATGTCTTATAGCATTACtgtaaaatattttgttcatctcTAGTGGTGTGGACATTTTTTCACAGTTTTCTGGTCATATCTACCGGAATTATATATGGCTATTACGCAATGATACTAAatgttgatgaagaagacTTTGGTGGCCATGGAGCTCTCCTCCAAGAGGGGCTTTTCGCTTCTATAACTCTTTTTCTGgtaatttgacatttttttattgcccTCTTTTCCCCTTGAGAAATCACCTTTTCATATAAATCCAGATTTATGGGGTTTCTTTTGGTCTTTGACCTTATGCTCATTTCCTCTCTTTCTGTTTTGTAGCTTGCCTGGATTCTAGTATACAGCTTGGGACACTTCTGATTGGATATTTATTCAATTCCGCTATCATTTCTATCCCCAGTGGTGTTCAGCAATAGGACTTGGTTGCATGAAGAGTGATAACCTTGGATACGATTAAAGTTTCCTTAGAAGTTTGCTCGTTTCTTTATGGTTAACATTATGAATATGAGCATGAACATTCTAGCATCTTATTATGGTGAATGGATGTTTCAGTCAGTGTTCCTTCATAAACATCCACGCAATGTAGCAATGTATGGCCTGCAAAACCGATGATAATCAAAATTGTTTTTGGTAGCCTCTAATAAAATTACCTGCAAGCCTTATTCTTGTAGACTAAGCGCACAATAATTTTTGGCTGTCAAGCAAGATATTCTGTTTCCGCAAAGCATAATTTAGGGTCCCAGGTGAATTTTTGAGTGTGACACCACATGAATGGAATGTATTACCAATTAATACTCTTCGTTTTAAAGGTTTACAGGATTTTTGAGCTTCTATTAACTGCAGCAAGTTGTGATGTAATAGTGCAAATGGAATGTCTTTTGCTTTGAGAATCGGATCAGTCATTTTCTGAATTGCTTCACAAATAGCATGTACTTGTAACaccaatttgaaatttgaaaggcAGGCATACATATGCCGTTGAACGCATATTTGGGTGTGAAATTTTAGGTCTTTCTTTTGAACATAGAGACTCGTACATGACCTTGTGCCCCAGCTACAACCCTAATTAGATGTAGGGTAATGTTCTCTTATCAAATTATCTATCATGTCATGTTAATTCAGACTACACATCCAAATAAGATTTTAGGTAATCAATAATTCAGATTTACAATTTGACAACATAATATTTGAGATTGTACTCAAACAAACATTTCCATAATATAGAACTCTATACTTAACTGTCCAATGAAGAATGACAATAACTTGAAGAAATACATTTCCTTGACCTAGAGAGACAACCTATAGAACTGATCCTATTGAGGTAAGATTGAGCTAGTTTTATTAcaataaaatttggaaaaaggaGGACTGGAAAGAATTGTCCTACTGTACATAAGCTTTGAAATGCATTTGTATTGGGATTTGGGACTTGGGAGACAAATTATAGCCGTCTTTGCAATCTGCTTCTGCCTCGTGAAACCAGATAGATACTGCCATATACCCATCTTCTACCTAGTGGTGAAATGGATTTCTGCACAAAAATTACTCCAATGTGAGGCAAAACTTGTATTTTAAAAGATTATATTCTATCAAATAGCAACGGAACATGTAACCTTTGATCCTCCTATATTCATTCAGTAATCAGAGAGCCTATAATCATTTCATAAAGTTAAGAAAGAGGAAATGTGAACAGAGCAATGGTTTGATTTGAGCAGTTTTAACACCATAACGAGGGGAAGGTGACAATTTGCAGAAAATGAGAAAGTGAGGCCATTTAAAACAATAGCTCACAACACGTAAGATAAGCGAACGTGATAAGAGCAATGCTATATATACCACATTGCTTACATAAGTGGGAAATGTGTCGATCATATTTCACTACAAAGGGTAGTTTCCAATCCAGTTCAACTACCTCTTACAGAACCCATTTCGTAATAAGGTTCTGGATGAGTAAATCACTGGTACTTCCTTTGGCATTGTAATATTTGCTTCTAGATCTTTAtaaaatatgaacaaatttAAACATGGGGATTTTAtggtgtgagagagagagagagagaagaaattaaGTTACCTCAACCTTGGTACGGAACTCTAACAAGCATTCACATACATGACAATTTGCTCTATGTGGGGAGTTAgattgattggatttcacaaatGCAAACACCTGCAGAGAGATGCTATTGAAATCCGTAACAATGGATAAATCACaaattagaattaaaaaaacagtTATTAGAATTCTCAGACTGATAAAATCTGTCATGATCAACTGACCTCCTCCCCACAATTTGGGCATGCCCCTTTTAGCGCCACCAAGTCATTCCTCCACAAGCCTTCAAGTACTTTAACTGTGAGAAAGACCACTTATAAAAACGCTGACATTTGAACAAATCATAATAATATAGAAAAATTACACATTTTCCTAAtgatgattttcaatttcctaGACTTCACATAGAGAGCTTACAAGAATTTGACATTATATCCAATATTCCatttggaagaaaagaaaaagaaaaaaaaaaaaaaatcccaaaacaaTTGAAATTCTTAAAATACTTTAGAGGAGAATGGATGCAGTTTAACTTACCAGAAGCTGATGCAATTGGATAACCGATGACAGAACCCAATGCCATGAAGAGAATGGCATTTAGCATGGAAAAAGCAAACGCTTGGTTTATATAAGAAAATCCTGGATTAAAAGCCTCTTGATAAGCTAGGCCAACAGTGTAAACCATGGGCACAAGACACGCTGAACTGCCAAAAGCAAGAAAGAGGATCCATATGCTTGCTAATGCAAAAACCTGTGATAAATCTTCCTGCCCTACATCCATGTCACTCAATATTCaggcagagaaagaaagaaagaaaccagTTTTCCTATTCAATAAATAACATAGTATAGATGGTAGCATTAAAGACTGCATTTTGGTTTACAAACTAATGTGGCAGTTAATGATTGAGTTGCCTGTCCTATGAACACAGAACACAATGGTGATGCTAGCAATAGTCGCCCATGCATCAGTGGACGGTTGTCAACCATTGATGTATTCGGGTTCCACAGTGGGTCTCATGGACATACAACAATGCTGACGATCGTCCAAACACGTGAGCAACTAAAAAAAAACGCTCAACTAAAATTCATAGAACTTATTAAAGAAATAGCACTACTCAAGATGGTGAAATACGAACACCCTGAATCCCATAACATATCACTAGCTAACAGATTTTATGCTTATTTAACCAAATGAGTGAGAAGCCCAATTACCCAAGCACTTTTAGAGCATAGTTTCACCTCCATTTCCTCTATATTTTCTGGTTTCTAAGCAATAAGTCTGAATTTTGATATGGGTCTCACTGACAAGCAGCACTGAAAAGGTCAATAAAAATCAATTACCTCAGCATCGGCATAAGTTGACTGTCGCCTCAGACTGCAACGAGGGTATTTCACAACGCATTTCGATCCATACCATCTTAGCTTCAGCTGTTTTCCAATCAATTGTAAGATTTGCATACAAATTCCGGAGATGAAACTATGAACTTATAAGTGCAACATACCTCTACTCTATCAAACATATCATCAACTATCAAAGGGTCACCACTGTAATACGCATCACGTGCCTGCCACATGTACCAACCcaatttgacattttcattcaaaaagaaatgatCTTTATTTTTACGGAAGAacaaagaggagagagagggcttACTTGACGGTAGAGGGCTTCAAGGGTTTCTTTGCTGGCGGTTTCAATTGGGCCGACGTAGATACAGTATGGCCCCTCGGCGAGCTCATCGCGAGTCGTTGGATAGTTACTGCTCGAAGAGATTCGAACGGAAAATAGAGCTCCGTTTCTAGGGTTCCTGGAAAGTTCGGGTACTGTGGACCCAATTATGTGCGGAGTGAAGGAGGAGTTCGCGGCAGCCATGAAACTCAAGTGTGAAGGGTAAAGCTCAAGTAAGCGGTTAGGAGATAccaagggagagagaaagtgtgTTTCGTCCACGGAAATGGTTTTGGCGCGTAAATATCTAGTTGGTTGATTGGTTGTGGTTTAAGGTCAGAATGAGGAAGAGAATAACATGATTGCCTCTCTTCCTCAGAATATCAGGAGATATGCGACGTCGTTTTCAcacaagaaaataacaaattaaaatgttaaaatgtaaaattgttTGCGTCTGCCGGGAGTCGAACCCGGGTCTATTGCTTGGAAGGCAATTATCCTAACCGTTGGACTACAAACGCTGGCTTGTGAATGTCATTTCAGAGACAATATATTAACAATGTGTATTGTTACATGTTAGAGAGGAGGGGGGTgggaattaatatatattttttggtgtCTACAATCTTACCTTAAATCGAGAATATATAAGTCCACGACATTCACGTGATAAGTGTTATAGATACAAGAGGTAATACTCTTGATGACACAACAGATTCTCTCATTATGTATAGTGTGTTTTGGTATATTCTATAATAGTCAAGATAATAGTTTGGATGAAATGGTCATCAATGACCATGAAAATCCATTAGATCAAATCATGGATCTGAATATCATGTATGGTCACAGGTAATCATGTGATCAATGATAATTAGGATCCTTCCCTTATAAGGACAAAATGATTCCATCAATGGAGGGTAAACAATAATAAGAATTTCAAAGTTGAAGCCCACACCAATAATTTtgtgagagaaaagaaatgcCCCtacaaaagaaaggaaaagaaaaagtctgTTTGCATAGAACAACAAACTAGTTtacctttttactttttctttgtctacaaCTACAAATTAATCCTGCATCTTTTTTCTGCTGTCTAAGGCATTTACATTTTACCCCTTTCAAAGAAAGGATCCCATTCATGTTCCTCCACTGTCCCAAACAGATTGTATTTCCAGCTCACTTTTTCTGCATAATCAAAACTTGTGTTCTTCCCCTCTCTCATGTCCCTCCTGATTGTGTCTACTCTTTCAAGAACCCCTTTAACTACAATATCAAATGCATCCTCAAGAGTCTCCAATCTAGAACTTGGGTCTGCATATATCACTTTTGGTATCAGTTTTATAACGCCTTCTCTCATTTCCACAACTTTTTGTCTTGGAATTCTTTGCAGGATGCTCTCAATGCTGACCCTCCCATTCTTTATGTCAAATGCCGATATAAACACGGAGTATTTGGTGTAGTCTCTTCGTAAATGCCACAGATATTGGACGTAGGCTGAACCGGGATGAAAGAACACCGGAATACAACCAGCCAGAATCGAATCGAAAATTGATCTCCTAGTTAAAGAATCACCCGGAGGCTGTAAGCAGAACACAGAACCTTGAAACATTTTCATCACAAACACCGGCTTGTGGCACTTGTCTGGACCAGAAGTGCATTCTAGCAACTTGCATTTCCTCCTTGCAGCCCTACACTGGTCAATGATTTCGTTTCGGATTGAGCTTTGAAGATTAGGCCTGGGGCCACCGGCAAATGAGAACAGAATGCGCCTTCTCTGCCTCCTCATTCTGTTCTGCCATTGAAACACCTCATTGTCCTTTGAAGGGTGAAAATATGTTGGATATGGTATGGCAAAGTCATTACTATTCCAAGGGCTTGATTCAATTGTCAACATGGTCATGTTCTTTGATTCAGGTAAGAGCATGAGCTTGTTACCCCACTCCGAATCAGTGTCGGTCCATCTCCTAAAATCCCAAGTAATTCTTCCTGCCACCATAAAATGATCTCTACCCCACATTTTGTTCCACTCTGGTTTTTCTCTCAGCCACTTGACAATTTCAAGTGAACCAGAATCTCTCATAGACATGTTGGAACCCCAGAGGTACCGCGCCACGTCTAGGCCGGCATAATAAGGTACAAAGATTGCCGAAGCTTGGGATGAGTCTTTTGTCAAACAGTTGTATTGCTTCATTCTGTTGTGGAATATGACCTCTAACAAGAACTGGTTTGTAGAAAACCAACCAGTATTTGAGTAGACTCTCTCGAAATTCGGAAGATGGGGGCCAAGACCAGAGTTTGATGCAAAATCACACATATTAGTCCAATTGCTAAGTGAACCACATTTCTGCAGCAAGTCCTTGTAAAATTTGCTAGGGATGTCATGGACATAAATGTATTTACCTAAGCATGAATCAGAGTTAGATTTAATCCTTTGATCTATATATTTCCCTGGATCAACAGCCTCAACCAAATTCTTATCAGATTGAGCCTCATTCTCAATAAGATCACGTGCCTGATCATTATGGTCATCAGGCTCTAATTCCTTCTTAGAAACCGAATGTTGCCCGAAAACATCTTTGGTTCTCAAATTAAAATCCCCACTTTGATCATTGAAAACAACATTAATATGATGCCCTTCATCTCTCAATTTGGTGCTACTACTTTCCGTAATTTCTTTAGGCAAAGAAACAGAATCAACAGAACCAGAATCTTTGGTGACATTGACAGCAATGCCGGGGTTGTGATTGCCTAACAGGTCAATCAGGTTCTTCCCCACCATGAATTGTGAGTGATATACGCAAAGCAATAAAAACCACAATACAAATGAGGCACATACAAACCAGGATTGGTTGCGGCATGCTGCAATCGTCATGAAAGGCCTTCCCATATCATCACGAAAGGCCCTCATTCGCAACTTTCTTCGATTAATCGTCGTAATTGTCTCCCTTATTTTAGTGTTGGATCAATGAGAATTAGAAAAGCTCAATGCAACATGTGACAGAGCAAATAAATGGAACCAACCCATGTTGCTTTGAAGAAAACCCAAGAGAAAAATCAGAACATTTAATCTTGCTtgattgaagaagatgaacatgTTTATTATGGAATCAGAGGCACGAAATTAAAATGCATGGGGTTGGAAAAGGTATGCATGGGTTGCTGGAGAAGCAATTAGTCTCAGGATTTCTTTGGAAAATGGAtcgaaagagagagaaaggaagaacGAGATCAAATGGAGGAAGTTGTTAAGCAATTCAAAGGCAACTTTGTAACATTCTAAATATTACCTTGCTGCTATGTATGTATCTGTTTGGAGAATCACAAAGGGCTTAAATTACTGGCCGTTGGATCAGAACCTTGGGTTGGTAGTAACATCAATCTAGAATCTACAATGtatacattttatttatttatttttatgtttgatcaatactttgtatttttactTTCTATCGGATCAGAATTGGCCGAAATCGAAATTTTCTATCCCAACTTCCTCACGTACTTGATATGGAATTCAAATTGGAAGTTGAAAGAGAGGTGTTTTAGGAAGTGAGGTATTCTCTTGTACTTCCTAAACCCAATAATTGAGGTGATATCAAAACATTGCTATCTCCGTATgcaagtttttctctttcatagGACCATTAAGGTATCATCAATTAtgtatgtatacatatatCCCATCTATACCTATGTATATAGGTCTTGAACAAAAGAATTGCCATTTGATTCTTATGCATTTTGTTTTACAATGAAAATTAGACTAATATTCCCTGagcttttaaattattttcacataaCTCCTTCTATTACGATTCCGTCCAAAACTTGATGATGTTATCTAAATTTATTCAACTTACCATAAAATTGACAATGTAAAGAAATTGACCGGAACCAGTATATGCCATGAAGATTAATCCAAATTTATCCAACCACCATGTTTAATATTGGCTAGCAGTTCTGTTTTGTTCTTAAGCCTGCagatatatttaatttcaagtgTCAAGGATATATGCATGTCTTAATCTCCaggcaaaaacaaacaacaaaatgaTAGGCTATTAGGCTAGCTCAAGCCTTGGGAATTTGCTAAGTAATGGCGTGATGGGAAGGTTTTGCACATTATGGTAACCTTTTCCATTATTCAATctcattaattatttttaattatattttatttaaatggataccatttttttcttagtttaaattatttataaataatccATAAAATCGACAAATATTAGCACACGACAATACACACAATTACAATACAGACAATACTCTGCAGCACACGACAATACACACAATTACAAAACTGGCAGTGTAAattaacaaacaaagaaaatcaaagaacaaaAGGGAAAAGGCAAAGGtttggcccaaaaaaaaaaaaaaaccagaaaagagaaaaggtaaaaaggaagaagcaaACACCTGGTGCAAATGTCACGTCTGTGATAATTGAAAGCGGCAACAAAACAGAGCTACAGTCTCTGTCATATCCAAAATCTTAAAACCAAAGCTAAAACGTTTGTTGTGACTTGTGGGAGCAAACCAACTCAACCATAAAGCATTCACATTCCCTTCCAAACCAAGAAACATAAAAGCACaacccaaaagagaaaaggaaagaaacgaagaagaaaatattcaaaaccCATTTCCTTCCAAGTTTGTCCTACATTTTGATCTCTTCGAGATCATAATCGaataaaaaacccaaatggGATTTCTGGGTTTGCATCAAAATCTATGATTaaggaggaaaaaaagaaaaaaggtgaGATTTTTATGGAGAGGGACCAATCTGCTGCGGCGAGCAACTTGGAGATAAAGGTGGTCCGTCCACGGCGGAACGACAACTTGGTGCACCCGGCGGGCCAAGCTCCGAGGACGACGCGAAGGCGGTCGTACAGCAGCAACTACAACCCGTTCAAGAGGTGGGTCTCATGGCTGGTCCCGTCGTTTGTGGTGGCCAACATTGTCGTTTTTGTGGTCACCATGTTTGTGAACGATTGCCCCAAGAACTCGGCCTCTTGCATTGCTCGCTTCTTGGGCCGCCTCTCTTTTCAGCCCCTCAAGGAAAACCCACTTCTTGGGCCATCTTCAGCCACGTAAAGCTTCTCACTTTTTTCAGTATCTCTTTTAAAACATGTTGGTATTTGCAGTTCGGTATGCAATGtgtgttttgtaatttattttaaagttatGTGAATGCATAATTGGGTGTTTGCATCTGGGAACTTTGAAAGTTTTAGTTGTTGATGGGTATTTGGTGAATTTATGAGGAAGAGGAAGTGGAATTGGTTTTGATATGAAATCAGAATGGGATAAATTTACCTTGAAACTATGAAAGTTTGGAGTTTATGTTGTTATTACAAATGTTTTGGTGAAACATTTACTTTGAGATTTGGTATTTTGGATGTACAGATACATTTTTGAACTGTATGAAAGCTTGGTGTATgcttgaacaaagaaaaaaaggtattAGAAAAGCTGCAAGTAGAGAGTCTTCTCTGTCAGCATGTAGTGAACTACCCCTTGATTGATTTTTGAGTTTCTTTGTAATATGTTACAAACTTTTTacattattgtatttttttaacaacttagtttcaaagtttttatttgaCTTTCCTTGCTCTGTGAGGCCAATGACAGAAAGATTATGATAAAATGGATGTATTTTGCCTTCATCTCTCTTGTAAGAGGGGTATGCATTTTTCGAGGATTGGGAGTGATTCTTCTTAAGCTGTTTAATGCGCTAATTCTAATATGCGCCATCCTAAGTCTATTAACTGCTAAAAGTAGCACTTTCTATCTTCTGTGGGTCAACAGGTCTTAGTTGTATCCACAAGAAAAATGTGCACATCTAACTTCTTTCCCATGTTTTTTTTCATCCTTCAGATTAGAAAAGATGGGTGCTCTAGACGTGCAGAGAATGGTTCATAAACACCAGGCATGGCGGATGATCTCATGTATGTGGTTACATGCTGGAGTTTTCCATCTACTGGCCAATATGCTGAGTCTTGTATTCATTGGGATTCGGCTTGAGCAAGAATTTGGATTTGGTATGCATTTGGCTTTTCAGCTTCATGTGTGTTGTCATGGATGTTTAGCCACATTCACAAGTGTTTGTAGTAAAATCGAAAGCACATGACAGATATTACAAGAGAAATATTAGTTACTATGTTTTTTCAGAACTCTAGAAGCAGCTACCTTGAGATTAATCTGCAGAGGATTCCTATGCATGAATTCATTGAATTGTTATCCTAGAGTAGTGGTCATGCGGTGCTGGTTGCATTATAACTTACATCAGTATGTTGATAGGTTTGCATGGAAATAAGAGGAAGTTTTATTCAGCGGTGAGGTGAGCAAAGAGAGTTGATAAACCTAAGATGGGGTTCAGGAGAAACATTCTTGTGATATTGGCTTTTTAGGCTATTCAAACTTTAGTTTAGACATAGTATTCCATTTTACAGAATAAAACTGCTTAATACAAAAACTGAGAggttgtttcattttttccaTCACTTATGTGGGAACATGGAATGTTTTGACTATCCTGTAGGGTAGACACAGTGCCtcaattttttgaaatatttcaaGATGCCGCCTATttggaaaaattgaaagaaaagaaagttggAGCTGGGTAATTGAATAGAAGAAGATGGAAAATAATCTAACTCATGCACAATTATTTTAATGAACAACAGTTTTAACTTTTCGGTTTGAAAATCTAATGCTTTTTTCTGATTTGTTCTTCTACAGTTCGAATTGGTTTGCTTTATGTCCTGTCTGGTTTTGGTGGGAGTTTGCTTTCATCtctttttattcaatatgGTATTTCTGTTGGTGCTTCTGGTGCACTTTTTGGTCTACTAGGAAGCATGCTATCAGAGATCATAGCAAATTGGACAATGTATGAAAATAAGGTAAATAATGTTTCAGTATGCTCAAT
Protein-coding regions in this window:
- the LOC18775108 gene encoding LOW QUALITY PROTEIN: RHOMBOID-like protein 1 (The sequence of the model RefSeq protein was modified relative to this genomic sequence to represent the inferred CDS: deleted 2 bases in 1 codon), whose translation is MGFLGLHQNMIKEEKKKKGEIFMERDQSAAASNLEIKVVRPRRNDNLVHPAGQAPRTTRRRSYSSNYNPFKRWVSWLVPSFVVANIVVFVVTMFVNDCPKNSASCIARFLGRLSFQPLKENPLLGPSSATLEKMGALDVQRMVHKHQAWRMISCMWLHAGVFHLLANMLSLVFIGIRLEQEFGFVRIGLLYVLSGFGGSLLSSLFIQYGISVGASGALFGLLGSMLSEIIANWTMYENKLAALLTLIVIVIVNLAVGILPHVDNFAHIGGFLSGFLLGFVFLIRPQFKWLTQRNAPPGHVSTPVKSKHKTYQYVLWVLALIILIVGFTIGMVTLLRGVNLNDYCSWCHYLSCVPTSKWSCKSQQIYCLSSQLGNQLNLTCVSNGRNGTYSLLDGNPTRAQQLCAELCS
- the LOC18772702 gene encoding probable xyloglucan galactosyltransferase GT11, whose translation is MVGKNLIDLLGNHNPGIAVNVTKDSGSVDSVSLPKEITESSSTKLRDEGHHINVVFNDQSGDFNLRTKDVFGQHSVSKKELEPDDHNDQARDLIENEAQSDKNLVEAVDPGKYIDQRIKSNSDSCLGKYIYVHDIPSKFYKDLLQKCGSLSNWTNMCDFASNSGLGPHLPNFERVYSNTGWFSTNQFLLEVIFHNRMKQYNCLTKDSSQASAIFVPYYAGLDVARYLWGSNMSMRDSGSLEIVKWLREKPEWNKMWGRDHFMVAGRITWDFRRWTDTDSEWGNKLMLLPESKNMTMLTIESSPWNSNDFAIPYPTYFHPSKDNEVFQWQNRMRRQRRRILFSFAGGPRPNLQSSIRNEIIDQCRAARRKCKLLECTSGPDKCHKPVFVMKMFQGSVFCLQPPGDSLTRRSIFDSILAGCIPVFFHPGSAYVQYLWHLRRDYTKYSVFISAFDIKNGRVSIESILQRIPRQKVVEMREGVIKLIPKVIYADPSSRLETLEDAFDIVVKGVLERVDTIRRDMREGKNTSFDYAEKVSWKYNLFGTVEEHEWDPFFERGKM
- the LOC18773059 gene encoding PGR5-like protein 1B, chloroplastic: MAAANSSFTPHIIGSTVPELSRNPRNGALFSVRISSSSNYPTTRDELAEGPYCIYVGPIETASKETLEALYRQARDAYYSGDPLIVDDMFDRVELKLRWYGSKCVVKYPRCSLRRQSTYADAEEDLSQVFALASIWILFLAFGSSACLVPMVYTVGLAYQEAFNPGFSYINQAFAFSMLNAILFMALGSVIGYPIASASVKVLEGLWRNDLVALKGACPNCGEEVFAFVKSNQSNSPHRANCHVCECLLEFRTKVEKSISPLGRRWVYGSIYLVSRGRSRLQRRL
- the LOC18774345 gene encoding uncharacterized protein C20orf24 homolog — translated: MKEGKSVKLNGQLQQQQQQHQNGHLSPFKFAKLLDPEASWDKDQLGDVLHWIRQAMALVCGLLWGAIPLVGGIWFIIFLVISTGIIYGYYAMILNVDEEDFGGHGALLQEGLFASITLFLLAWILVYSLGHF